CGCGGCGTGACGTCGGATGTGGAAGGCGATCGATCAGGCCGGCGGCCACCAGCCGGTCGACCATCCGCCCGGTTGCCGACGGCTGCACACCCAGCAGATTGGCCAGCGTGGCCAGGTTCACCGGGCCGCGATGGGACAGGATCACCAGCGTGCGGAACTGCGCCATCGTGATCGTGTCGTCGACCTGGGCGATCGACCGCGCCGACATGCTGACCAACAGCCGGGAGGCGGTGAGCAGCGCATCGGTGATGACGTCCAGCGAATCGGCGACTTCCGTCACCTTCTCCGTGGTCATTCAGCGTTCCTTTCCCGTGCCCGCAACGGGCTGAACAGTTGAAAGTACACCGCCCACGAATGACGTAGGAAGGGACTATTTCTCATGCATACTATCGCCGCGCCGGACCGGCCGCTCGTCCAACGGCAGATTGCTCCCGGCCGGCGGCGACGGGGATCCTAACCAATTTGTAGCGGGTCGATTTGCACCCGAACCGGCTCATTCGTCTGCCGCGCGCTCACCACGCCAACGCCGCGGCGCAGGCTGTTCGCCAGTTGCAGACCCTGTTCGCGGCGCACCCGCACCAGCATGCGGGTCACCGGCACACCGGTCGGGGTGCCGGGCGGGCGGCGCACCCCCGGCGGCAGGTCGACGGGGCCGAGCAGCTCCGCTCCGTCGGGCAGCATGGCCTCGTCGAGCAGGGCGGCCACCGCGCCGGCCGAGCCGTCGATGGCCGCCATGTGCACGGCGGGCGGGAGACCGACCTCGCCTCGAGCCGTCAACTCCGCCTCGGCGTGACCGACCGGATCCCACCGGATCAGCGCCTGCACGGTCGGGATGACCGATTCGGCGATCACCGTCACCAGGCCGCCTTCACCGCGAGCGCGCACCAGCGCCGCGGCGCTCATCCAGCGCCACAGCGCGTCCTCGGCCGCCCGCAGATCCTGGCGGCCCAGCAGCGCCCAGGTGTCCAGCAGCAGCGCCGCCCCGTAGCCGCCGTCCGCGTGGGGCTCGGCGCCCGGAGTGGCAACCACCAGCGCGGGCCGGGCCGCGACCTCGGCCACGATCGCGTCACCGGCCGAGGTGACGACGGGGGTGCCGGTGAAGGCGCGACCCAGCTCCTCGGCGGTGCGCCGGGCCCCGACGACCACCGCGCGCACTGCCTCCGACCCGCATCGCACGCAGCGCAGCACCGGCTCGCCCCGGCCACACCACCGACACACGGCGCCCGGCCCGCCCTCCCGCAGCGACTCCGCTAACGACAGGGG
This Mycobacterium simiae DNA region includes the following protein-coding sequences:
- a CDS encoding MarR family winged helix-turn-helix transcriptional regulator, whose product is MTTEKVTEVADSLDVITDALLTASRLLVSMSARSIAQVDDTITMAQFRTLVILSHRGPVNLATLANLLGVQPSATGRMVDRLVAAGLIDRLPHPTSRRELIAALTKRGRDVVRRVTAYRRAEIAAIVAKMPPAERQGLVRALTAFTAAGGEPDAAIDIDL